The segment TGAGACgcaccttttcttttcttttttttagaagagaagagaaaagaaaaagaaagttggTCACGAGGAGAAAGTGAGTTGTGTTGACAaggaattaaattaaaaatggagaaaaatgaATTGATGAAGTTGAAAAGTAGTGAGAGTCAGGTGATGGACGGTTCAGATATAATGAAGTTAGTTGGAAATGAGGCTGTGTTTAGTAACTTTGTAGATCATAAGTTTGAAGAACTTGACATAGACAAAGACGGTAAACTTTCAGTGAAGGAGTTACAACCTGCTGTTGCTGATATTGGTGTTGCCCTTGGTTTACCTCCTCAAGGTTCTTCCCCTGAATCTGATCATATCTACTCTGAGGTACTTCCATTTCTCACTTCAAAAATACCATAAAAACTTGTCAGGTTTgttagtattaaataaatttatcaggTTACTTTATCCATCAAAACCTAACTAGGagtaacattttttttgtttccgtTGAATTTTGAACCACGATCCCTCTAATTTTCACCCACTTTGTTGATGTTGTTACATATtcttaaacaaatatatatacacatgtatTTTGGTTAATTATTGGTTGAAATAGTAAATGCATATCGCAAATGGTACTGGTATGGGGCCGTAAGAAGCCAGATGTTTAATGATTACAGAGTGCTTGAGATGAGACAGCAACTCAACTGGACTCTTGTGTTTGgactgtttatttattttcttcatttttttaattcaaggGTTCAAGTTATCAAGTTTCAAAGTCATGGATATGGATGCGGTTCCATTTGCACGCactcaaatatttttaaggGATAGTccaaaaatagatattttaatatCGCCTAACTCccaaataaacaattaaacttttgaaaatGTGTATCTAGGCACTTTAACTTTTAAGTTGTCCTATAAATACCACACAACTTTGAGAATGTAGTCCGTTGAAGGTGTCTGATGTGTATAAACAAAGTTAAAAGGTGTTCGTGAGGTGCACCTATGTAAGTAGAAGagttcatgaaaaaaattacacCATATATAGATAGCTTAATATCCtagttgaaaatattatttattcaaaaatagtGTATGTCTTTTGATGAGTCTTGGCATTTAAGTTGTTCTGTctgtacttttttttgttttttgtccCCCTCCTTTTTCCTTAACCATTTGGAATCACCATTGAAGAAGAGATGGAGATTGCCTAGAaatgttcttctttttttttttaacttcttaaTTTTTGAATCTGCCGACAATGATGATATGGACAGAAAAAATTTggttaattctattttttaaagattGTTCTCAGAGGCAGCATTCATACTTTTTATGGACAGGTACCTGTAAAAGTTTTTTACATTGTCAGTGTATAGTAGTTAAATTCTTCTCTATATCGAGAAATATTTTGTCAACCCTTTTCATTAGTGAACTTGTTGCGACTTAGGTTCTTCAAGAATTCACACATGGAAAGCAAGAGAAAGTAAGCAAGACTGAGTTTAAAGAAGTTCTTTCAGATATTTTACTAGGAATGGCTGCTGGTCTAAAGCGAGATCCTATTGTACTCCTTCGTATGGATGGTGAAGATCTTCTTGAGTTCGTTAAAAGTCCTGCATTCGAACCAGAGATGATTTCCCTGTACTCTGAGTTAGAATTGCCTGATGGATCCCTCAAAGATTACATCATCAAGGCTTTTGAGAAGCTCACGGTTGATCAAGGGATGCCTCCTGCATCAGACTCATGGGTAGttcatttttctctttgatGGCTTAACATTCATGTCTAGCTAGAAATTTTACTCTAGAAGATTACATAAATTTGGTTACTTGCAAGACATGACAAATTAACGGTTACAAGTATAGTCTTTTAAAATGTGATTGCTCACTGATTCGTAAAATTTGTTGCTTACAATCCTGTGTAACTTCTTTGttacacatttatttttatgatgagTTCTTTTCTAATTATTAGAGCATATTACTTTGTTATTATCTTGATCTGTAGGTAATGAGTAATGTTGTGGAGCCAGTAGTTGAATCCTGCATTGGAGCAACTAACGAGCAACCTGTTACACAAGAAACATTTTTGGCTGAATTTAAGAAAGTTGCAGAGAGTGCTGCTCAACGTCTCAAGGAGCAGCCAGTCATTGTTGCTCACAGCGAGAATACATTTGATGGAAGTGGAATTAAAAGACTATTGTCTAACAAGTTTGAATTGGATAAGGTATGTACACATCACCCATGGTGTTGTCTTCAGGACCTAATAATATATAGTAAAATATCATGCTACAAGAAATGAAACTTTCTTTGGGACTAATGTCATACAAGAAGTGAAAAGTTGCGACAAGAGACTTTTCCTTGTGGCCTGAGGGTctttttatttagttgtttatCTACGGTGCAGACGCTGGACTCTGCCTTAAAGACTATACCCAGAGATCGCAATGGGAAAATGTCAAAGGAATACCTACGAGTTGCACTTGATGTTCTTGCACCATCAGCTGGTTTACCTCCCATTGGTGCTGTTGATCAGGTATTTGTCAACTAAGGATTGAACTTCTATGCACTAACAATATCAGCTTCTTAAACATATTGTAGCCAGTAATCTAccttaattttcaaattaataatcTTATCAGTGTGTAGAAGCTAAACTTGTCAACTAATAGATCACATTTTTGCTTAATTAAAAGCTGGCCTTGCGTATGATATAGTTGTATCCCGTGTTTGCAGATGGATAAGGTCATACAAGAAGTCTGTAAGATGTTGGATGCCGATGATGGGAAGATGGTTAAAGAGGAAGAGTTCAAGAAGTTGTTGACTGAAATACTGGGCAGCATGATGCTGCAATTAGAAGGGAAGCCAGTTTCGGTGTCCACAAACTCTGTTGTGCACGAGCCTCTTGCTTCTTCCTCTACGCTCTTGCAGCCTCCATCTATTTCTGAGATGTAACTGATCTTATTaaattagacaaaaaaaaagaataacagGGGATGTATGATGTAAATTTCTGTTAAAATTTAAAGGCTGAGAGACACTGCCTTACTAATACAGTATCCATTTCAGCAATTAATAGTGTCATATTACATGAATTAAATCAGTGCCTGTTTAAATAACTTAATGATCAACTGCGCAAGCGAAGCCGGGAAACGGACCGCAGCGCAACGACTAGGACTCGTGTCGGAGGAGTTTTGAGCGTGAGCTAACACTCATGCAGCGGCAAGGACCCGCAACTCTCGAAGGGGCCACCAACCGcctatttagaaataaaatcatgaGCATAGACTATCATCATATTCATGAGATGGTGAAGATTTAAAAACTCAGCTAAACTGCGACTGTTCAGAATGTTGTGTGATGTTTTATGATTTTGACAGGATGGTTTGCATCCTCCACCTTTAGTCAGAGGATTTATGTGGTGTGAATTCAGACGAGTCAACGAGGGGTTTCCGATACTGAATGtataaagacaaaaaataaGAACTTGGAATTTTGAAAATCATGATCAAAAGTATTTTAGGTTCCAAGATAAAGATTCTAGTTTTGTCTGCAAGTGTGAGGTCATTCTGTGACTCATACATGAATGATAAAATCTTTGTAAGTCAACTATGTGATTATAGTTGACATTTGGAGGATAAGTATTgaactttgaatttttcaatCCATCAAAGATGTAAGCTTTTCATGTTTagtcataaaaaaaaacttgtttttttcaaaatctcAACTAAGAGAAGTttagtttattaattttcacCAACAGAAAGTAGATAATATAGGAACTTCTGGAATGATTACTCATGCTTTATTTACCTCTCTTGCATATTGCATGTTTGCCTCCATAACTAAAGGATGTTGGAAAGGACAAAAACTCCTACTGAAGATTTCTTTTATTggttaaatatacaaaaaacatGACTTAGCAATTAGTTGAGTATCTGAGAAAAAGTTCTTTTTGTCCTATTTGATTCTGTGTTGATATTTCCAATAGTCTTTTGCTTTGTTACAACCAaacattgtggattttgttcCAAGATGGAATAAACAAAAGTTTGTCTCATTCTACTTGTGAAGGACTATATCTCTGTTCCAAATTGTACTTTCAGAAAGGATCATGGACTTGATCAGTGGACCAGGGTGTTTTCCCCTGATGTTGGTATTGATAATTACTATGTTCAATCTTTCAGGCAAACACCCTTTTcctattttcatcttttttttgcTTCTGTTTTGGATATAGTAAATACCTTAGCCACTTGTTCTTCTGTTATGTTGGGTGCTTTTAATTTCAGATTGCTATGATCCTCTGGATCCTACTGGAAATATATCGGTTAAGTATGACATTGTTAGATGGACAGAAGATGGTTACCAGGTAAGGAAAAACGAATTACTTCCATATTGAGTAGGACCCAACATCTATTTTCTTAACACGATATCAGAGTCATTACCCACGCTCCAGTTACCAGGCCTGGTCGTGCATTTGGGAGGGGAGGGTGAAGTTTTTGAGATTAAGTCTGAAGTTCATTGTTTTAGTAGTTTCATTGCGGCCAAAAGTTTATATATATCCATCAGTTTAATATTAGTAGTTCTTTGCTCTCTAACTTGAATATAGTGCTTCAGGCAAGGATAACCATTCAAAATTACTACAAGTATAGACACATCGAGAAACCGGGCTGGCAACTAGGGTGGACATGGGCAGCTAATGAGGTTATTTGGTCAATGTCTGGTGCTTTCGCCACTCAACAAGGAAATTGTTCAGCCTTCAGATCTGAAATTCCACATTGTTGCAAGAGAAGTCCTATTATAGTAGACTTTGCGCCAGAAGCTCCACCAGAGAACAAATTAGATGGTTGCTGTCATGGTGGACTGCTTGCTGCCTCAGCTATCAATCCTTCCAATTCTTTTGCGTCCTTTGAGATGAAAGTTGGAAACTTAAGGGGAAATTTTACAGTTCACAAGCCTCTAAATCTCACTCTAATGGCTCCAGGACCTGGTTATACTTGTGATGAATTTATGGACACAGATCCAACAACATCTTTGGTTATAGAAGGACAAAGACAAGAGCAAGTAATCAGTAAGTATTCTGTTTTGAACTTATACTACTAATTTGAGTTGATATCGTTATGTGTTCTACCTCATTTTTTAAGTGTTCACTGTAAAACATTAGATTGGACATTAAATCCCTTTTCTTCAGGGACATGGAAATCAACATGCACCTACTCAACTTTCTTGGCCAACAACTTGCCAACCTGttgtgtttctctttcaacaTTTTACAATCCTGAGGTAACACCATGCAATTTGTGTAGCTGTGGATGTAAATTAGCTGACAATGAGGCAAAATCATGCATTGGGTTGGTAACTAAGCAAAACAGCTTTTTTTATAGGATGAAATACTTCAATTTTGCCCATTTTGCAAAGAGTGCTGATTTTGTTGtggtttatatatatgtgtggaACAGGCAAAGATCATCAGGACCATATGTTCGCGAGCTAATTCAGTGTACTGATCATATGTGTCCCCTTCGGGTTCACTGGCATATTAAGAAGAACTACATGAATTATTGGAGAGTGAAACTCACTGTTTCCAATTACAACTTAGGCAAAAACTATTCCAATTGGAATTTGGTAGTCCAACATCCTGGTTTTAGCCAGCAGACAACTGTCTTCAGCTTCAACAGTACAATGCTCTCTACCGTTGGTGTCCCAGGTATTTGCTCTACATTAAAGTCGCGCTACAGATGTAGATGatagtataataaaaaataattatcgatGTTGATGCAGATGAAGTTGCACTGTTTTGGGGTCTAGACTTGTACAACGATGCTTTGTTGCAAGCTGAAGAGAAGCAAATGGGATCTGTGACTACAGAAATACTTTTACTTAAGGACATGAACTCATTTACACTTAGAAATGGATGGGCATTTCCAAGGAGAATATATTTCAATGGTGAGAACTGTGAAATGCCTCTTCCACAGAGTTTCCCTATGCTTCCAAATGGTTGCTCAAGGGAAAAACCTTGTAATAGCTATCTTTCTATGCTACTACTGTCGATATATTTGACTTACAAGACACTTAATTTCTGATCCTAAATCAAGATTATTCATCTTCCACCTCATGAGAATCAACTTTATTGATCCTATTCGATATGCTGAAGgtgagaaatcatcaataatgcAGCTTCCTGGGCTTAAAAGACGAAACTCTAGTGATGAAGAGTCATTTCATTTTTTGGCGCATCAGTACATTCCAAAAATATGGACCATGTTAACATTATTGGTTTGAGACCTTTGGCATATGATTAACTTGTACATGCTTCCTCACAATTGTATGCAAGCATACAAATGAGAATAACATTGCTTTGTAATTAATAACTTCCGGAAGTTGTGAAAAATATAGCATAAGGTAGAGTGATTTCAAGCGTTTTATAATATTCAAGAGTTAAACAAAAATGTGGCATGAATCAAGACGAATgatgtatttttcttattttatccgaaatattttgtatagataatataaattataagaaatatGCACAAGTACTTCCTAAATTATTaccaaaatttcagagacacaccttaattaaactaaggtcctattaccacctgaacttgtttttttttgtaattttatacaccttttgtgGCACATCCGTGACTCTACACAATTAAGGCGCGTGAGAGATATTTGAATGTCATGTAAGTTAAAAaagtgcacaaaattacaaaaaagaataagttcggaataataggaccttagattaattaagatatatctctaaaatattaatcataatcTAAGGGATACTtgtatattttccttaaattataAGTATAaaccttttaattattttcatttctttcaaaaGATTCTTTCACATTTATCGAAAGTTATAAATGAGTATTGAAGAGAAAGTCTAATATATCCTTTGTTATAAAAGTAATTTCTACGGATCTAAACTTTTAAAAGTTACGACCACATGAGTGCGTGAGTGTGAACCACAAAGTTGGGGGTATATTAGGAATAGTCAAATGCCTAATTTATTGGATtttgggtcgggtcgggtcggtGCGACATATGGGCGGTTTAACAACATTATCAATCAAGAGCTCTCCAATAATAGACCGTACAAGTTACCACTTCGATTCTCAATTTCTCAATCGAAAAAAGTTTTCAAAGGAATTACCTGTAAAAATGGCTCCTCCTCACGGCGATAAGTCAGCAGAAGTCAAGGAGGAGGCCGCCGCCGCCGTTTCCTCAGTCGATAACCGCCCTATTTCCACCATCCTCTTCATCGTTGgtacttcttttttcttttcaaaaagaactttgtttgtttgtttcttaCTTGTGATTGCTCCGTTTATTAAGAAATCGTGTTGacggtaaaaaaaaattatttgtgaatCTTCAGCTATGCAAACAGAGGCGTTACCTCTTGTTAAGAAGTTCCAGCTTACCGAGGACCTCAATTCCGTGTAAGCTCCATCTGTTCTTATTTTGAGGCTTTTGCTACTCAGAATTGAAGAGATTatatgaaaaatcacaactGAAAAAGTTACAAATTCTCTCCTTTTTGCTTTCCCGCTTACTTTTCGGATATTAATTCTCTTGTACCGAAAGATCAAGAATAAGAGACTAAGTTTAGTTGTGAGTCTGGAAAtacctttttcctttttgaaatataagctacatatataaataaatcacaatttcatagctaaaatattcattaaaaatgttgaaatatgTAAGCCAAGGTAAAAAGAATTTGACTTTTTCTTTCGAAATAGAATGATGAGTCTTCGAGATGACCAAAATACACATGTGAAGATAACCAGAAACTAGTGGTAGAAGAAATGAAAGAGTAGTTATTAGACAAGTTTTGAGGCGGTAAATATTATAGATGCTAGAGCtctatgtatattttttatgacAACAAATGTTGCAGTGTTTACCTGTTGAATCATATGGACGTGGTATGAGGTTGCTTGTTAAACAAACTAGCAAGATTATGATGTGTTGCATATGTATTGATTCACCCGGCCCATTTTATGAGACaccctttcctttttagtccgtTCAAAAAAGAATGTCACCTTATTATACTTATAAACAATGTAACTTTTGAATTTCCCTTATAATactaatgaaatgatttacacacacacaaatatcTAAGGATTGTTTGAGATTACAAGTTTCAAAAgtcttccttttcttcttaaACACCGTGTCTAGTCAAACGGCACCATAAAATGGGATGGAGGGGGTAATACTTATTCAAACTGAAAATATTTTGAGGATGATTCACATGATTTAGAAAAAAGAATGATATCCTATTCGAAAATGAATTGTGTAAGAGTTGTTGCCTTGTTGGATTCTTTCAAAAGACCTGGgaattttattataatgatgACCAGGAACCTCTAAATTTTCCACATGCTCAATATAGTTTGTAATTATTTATGCAGTAGATTTTTACGATGCTTGGTGGTTTGTTCTGCTGTCTCTTCTTGGATCTAATATCTGATGATGTGCCCAATGCAGGTTCCCAAAGGGAGTCCCTTGGGTGCGGTTCTATGGTAATTACAAGGGTCTCACCGTTAATATTGTTTGTCCTGGGAAAGACCCAGCATTGGGTAGGGTATTTTGATCTTGGCAATTTTTACTTTGCTGATTACATCTTATGAACGTGGCGCTTATATAACCAATGCACGAGCATATTGTTTCCACATTTgagatagaaaattatattatagtaACAATCCTTCTTTCCCTTCGAGGTATTAGCATATTGTGTATTGCCTCATTTAGTGGTAGGATAAAGTTTCACCAACCAGTTCTTCAAATGGGAAGTTTTATGTGGACTCTCTCATTTTCTTCGTGGGGTATGTCTCCTATTAGTCCAATCATTAAGTACATTGAAGTATATAGAAAATGTCCATCTCTATAGATACatcttttttctataaaaaaaaaatgggggggggggggttgatgTAAGGAAAGTTGTATTATTCACAAACTCAGCACTGTGGGATTGTTGTGAACTACAAAACAGGCTAGGTTATCCCTATTCCCTGTTAGGGTGGTACTAATGTAGGGTGCCTGAAATCCAAAAACTCACATAACTTCACAAACTGAAAATATACCCAAGAACTGAAGCATTTAAGCAAATTATAAAAAGCCCTCAATCTATGAAGAGGATTATATTTTGCTTCAATGAAACTAGTTATTCTCTCCTTCAAATAGTCCAAACAGTAAACAGTGATACTGAACCTGTAGACCTTTTTTTCCTGCATCACTTAGTAGGCCTATCATACACGGTTTGGTGTCTAAGCTAGCTTACGGTTTGTGCCCATATCAGTTCAACTTAGGACCTGGTAGCTCTCACAAGCACATGGACTAGATCACTCTGCCATTGGAAAAAATTACACAAACGTATTTTTGATCTCAAGTGGGATTTGAGCCTAGTTTTCCATTATTTTTGTCCGCTTCACTGACTGCTTGGCCACGCCTTGGATGATGCCACAACTCAAAAGTATCCAAAATCATTAATTATCTTCCTTGCTATTCCATGATGCAAAAATTGAGTTGTTAAAAATCTTCACTATCCATCAGACTTGAATGGTATCTACACTGATGAAGCCCCAGAAAGGTGTGGTTAGCAACTTAGCTTCTTCACTATCCAAACACCGCAGTTATGAAAAAAAGACTTGATTCATGCATAGTAGTCCATCCAAAACAGGTTACTTTTGTAAGGGCCCTATTCTTCCACGGTCATACCTTATCAGCTCTGCTAGAGTGTATCATATTTGGTACATGCTGTAACTGTAAAATACCTTTTTTACCCAACCTGCTTCACAGCACCCTTCCTCCAGTGTTTTCAGTAATGAAATCTGTCTTTTAAACTTCTAACAATTTCTCTAAAGGTGATATTCGAACTCCATTGCCTTTGTGTTGGGTTATGGTGGCTTCTACATGTGCGGTGAAGATCTGGAAATTCATCCTTGAGAGGCATGTGGCTTAGCTAGTTATCCTGGGTCAAAGGATGAATTGCATTTTCAAGATCAAGGCTGTAATTTAGAGTTAATGAGTACATATATATGGGTGTGCCCATTTGCAGAGGAACGTAGCCAGTAGTCTTAGAGCCTGGTCTTCTACTCTTGAAACCTTCCTCTTGCTTGAAGGAAAATAACTTTGCCAAAGCACTAAAGTATCTGATGCTCTAAATAGTTTGATGTTTTCTCTTGCAGTGTGTGTCCTCGTATACCTCAAATATCTTATATGCATCAAATCTAGTGGTCTAAAGTTTGTCAAACTAACTTATGAATGGTCTAACACAGGGGTTGATGGTGTGGGCACGGTTTCTGCATCTCTTGTGACATATGCTTCTGTCCAAGCATTAAAGCCAGACCTCATCATAAATGCTGGCACAGCAGGTGGATTTGGGGTATGATTTGTGTTTTTAGATTCTGATATAA is part of the Solanum lycopersicum chromosome 1, SLM_r2.1 genome and harbors:
- the LOC138339178 gene encoding uncharacterized protein, with translation MEKNELMKLKSSESQVMDGSDIMKLVGNEAVFSNFVDHKFEELDIDKDGKLSVKELQPAVADIGVALGLPPQGSSPESDHIYSEVLQEFTHGKQEKVSKTEFKEVLSDILLGMAAGLKRDPIVLLRMDGEDLLEFVKSPAFEPEMISLYSELELPDGSLKDYIIKAFEKLTVDQGMPPASDSWVMSNVVEPVVESCIGATNEQPVTQETFLAEFKKVAESAAQRLKEQPVIVAHSENTFDGSGIKRLLSNKFELDKTLDSALKTIPRDRNGKMSKEYLRVALDVLAPSAGLPPIGAVDQMDKVIQEVCKMLDADDGKMVKEEEFKKLLTEILGSMMLQLEGKPVSVSTNSVVHEPLASSSTLLQPPSISEM
- the LOC101253637 gene encoding COBRA-like protein 1, which produces MDLISGPGCFPLMLVLIITMFNLSDCYDPLDPTGNISVKYDIVRWTEDGYQARITIQNYYKYRHIEKPGWQLGWTWAANEVIWSMSGAFATQQGNCSAFRSEIPHCCKRSPIIVDFAPEAPPENKLDGCCHGGLLAASAINPSNSFASFEMKVGNLRGNFTVHKPLNLTLMAPGPGYTCDEFMDTDPTTSLVIEGQRQEQVIRTWKSTCTYSTFLANNLPTCCVSLSTFYNPEVTPCNLCSCGCKLADNEAKSCIGQRSSGPYVRELIQCTDHMCPLRVHWHIKKNYMNYWRVKLTVSNYNLGKNYSNWNLVVQHPGFSQQTTVFSFNSTMLSTVGVPDEVALFWGLDLYNDALLQAEEKQMGSVTTEILLLKDMNSFTLRNGWAFPRRIYFNGENCEMPLPQSFPMLPNGCSREKPCNSYLSMLLLSIYLTYKTLNF
- the LOC101256428 gene encoding 5'-methylthioadenosine/S-adenosylhomocysteine nucleosidase, producing MGGLTTLSIKSSPIIDRTSYHFDSQFLNRKKFSKELPVKMAPPHGDKSAEVKEEAAAAVSSVDNRPISTILFIVAMQTEALPLVKKFQLTEDLNSVFPKGVPWVRFYGNYKGLTVNIVCPGKDPALGVDGVGTVSASLVTYASVQALKPDLIINAGTAGGFGAKGASIGDVFISSEVAFHDRRIPIPVFDIYGVGSRKAFATPNLLKELNLKVGKLSTGDSLDMSPMDEASIIANDATIKDMEGAAVAYVADLLKVPAIFVKAVTDIVDGDKPTPEEFLENLVAVTAALDQTATQVVDYISGKCLVEL